One segment of Arcanobacterium phocae DNA contains the following:
- a CDS encoding FHA domain-containing protein, translating to MDNEFNTRDQWQDPTATSRFSAISQHPDAPLASRGLDAEDIATINALPESSAILIALNGPNIGARFLLNADNVLVGRHIKADIFLDDVTVSRKHAIFARTPEGFVVRDQNSLNGTYVNMKQVDEAALCDGDEVRIGKYQLTFYSSPKAAQ from the coding sequence ATGGATAACGAGTTCAACACCCGAGATCAGTGGCAAGATCCAACTGCGACGTCACGATTCAGTGCTATCTCGCAGCATCCTGATGCTCCACTCGCTAGCCGTGGCCTAGACGCCGAAGACATTGCAACCATCAATGCATTACCGGAGTCGTCTGCTATTCTTATCGCTTTGAATGGGCCAAATATTGGCGCACGTTTTTTACTCAATGCCGATAACGTACTTGTCGGCCGTCACATTAAGGCTGATATCTTCCTTGATGACGTTACTGTTTCGCGTAAACACGCCATTTTCGCCCGTACGCCAGAAGGCTTCGTAGTGCGTGATCAAAACTCACTTAACGGCACGTACGTCAATATGAAGCAGGTTGACGAAGCGGCCCTGTGCGATGGCGATGAAGTACGTATTGGCAAATACCAGCTTACTTTCTATAGCTCACCAAAGGCGGCTCAATGA
- the ftsR gene encoding transcriptional regulator FtsR: MSADRAQHSELSSATTLSWPQDVSHEGTLKIGEVIDLLSREFPFLAASKIRYFESQNLIEPQRTASNQRLFSLADVERLRFILIEQRDRYVALPQIKEMLRQLDMGEGSTAHPGRMRAVAENEVSKPSPGTRLHIRELAALVGASYSDIERLIDAKVLTPDSRGRLTAQAVDIVRYVLLLEEKGMDIRQLRAVRHSAHSHAAHVVSMLATERAKNTPLAKERVIAESGEFATLITNFYRALLLESIDVELR; this comes from the coding sequence ATGAGCGCTGACAGAGCACAGCATTCTGAACTTTCGTCGGCTACAACATTATCGTGGCCGCAGGATGTTTCGCATGAGGGAACCTTAAAAATCGGGGAAGTCATTGACTTACTTTCTCGCGAGTTCCCGTTTCTGGCTGCATCAAAAATCCGCTATTTTGAGTCCCAGAACTTGATTGAGCCGCAGCGCACTGCCTCTAATCAGAGGTTGTTTTCGCTAGCCGACGTCGAACGCTTACGTTTCATTCTCATAGAACAGCGCGATCGCTATGTCGCGTTGCCGCAGATCAAAGAGATGCTACGCCAACTTGATATGGGCGAGGGGAGCACAGCTCATCCAGGTAGGATGCGCGCAGTGGCTGAGAACGAAGTGTCGAAACCGAGTCCTGGAACACGTTTGCATATCCGTGAACTTGCAGCATTAGTTGGTGCTTCATATTCAGATATTGAGCGTTTAATTGATGCGAAAGTCTTGACACCCGATTCACGTGGCAGGCTGACAGCGCAGGCAGTGGATATTGTTCGATATGTCCTGCTATTAGAAGAGAAGGGGATGGATATTCGTCAGTTGCGTGCTGTTCGTCATTCTGCTCATTCTCACGCAGCTCACGTGGTTTCAATGCTTGCTACTGAGCGGGCGAAGAACACGCCACTGGCAAAAGAGCGAGTTATTGCAGAATCTGGTGAATTTGCAACGTTAATTACAAACTTCTATCGAGCATTATTGCTGGAAAGTATAGACGTCGAGCTCCGGTAA
- the lnt gene encoding apolipoprotein N-acyltransferase has translation MSFLIRAVLASGSGLLMWLAQAPVSLWPLVFLSLGTLWISVYRTTIPRSIIFGFLWGLCFFIPNLAWAAIAANSVLALVALAVSQSLFLAVLGAGWSQISYLPHVYAWISGAIAWAGIEHLRGIMPFGGMPWGKIAFAMNDSPFVRLAPIGSTLLVALAVSALSILIASSICTLRKNPYRAASSLALACLLFCAPLLSPIGGKPEATVNVGIVQGNSPTKTEIPDGWLRALQVTRNHAQMARTLNKADLVVFPESTSDRDIRTDPEVQELVNEMSHQLGVPIVLGTQQYLDNGRYNDYLVVEPGGSITARYSKQHPVPFGEYIPLRSFLSDLSNATAELISQVHIDMLPGESMAQLTVTTAGGELRMATPICFEVAYDDIVAAGVMGNSAPADIIVVPTNNASFGDSGEPYQQFEMTRFRAVEHGRSAIQVSTTGVSGLIDPNGVVRYTTNVAEQHAVTLPVILRHELTFATRTATYRYYCGHILAVLTFALAGFSRRRNNC, from the coding sequence ATGTCTTTTCTAATACGTGCTGTGCTTGCCAGTGGTAGTGGATTACTCATGTGGCTAGCACAAGCTCCAGTATCGTTGTGGCCACTAGTTTTTCTGTCCCTTGGAACGCTATGGATTAGCGTTTATCGAACCACTATTCCGCGTTCAATAATCTTCGGATTTCTATGGGGTTTGTGCTTTTTTATACCGAATCTGGCCTGGGCTGCGATAGCGGCTAATTCTGTCTTGGCATTGGTAGCCCTTGCAGTTAGCCAGTCCCTTTTCCTAGCTGTTCTTGGAGCCGGTTGGAGTCAAATCTCTTATTTGCCCCATGTTTATGCGTGGATTAGTGGTGCCATAGCGTGGGCTGGTATCGAACATCTTCGCGGGATAATGCCATTTGGCGGTATGCCATGGGGGAAGATTGCCTTCGCGATGAACGACAGTCCGTTTGTTCGTTTAGCGCCTATCGGATCCACGTTATTAGTTGCGTTGGCAGTGAGTGCACTATCAATTTTGATCGCAAGTTCCATTTGCACACTTCGAAAGAATCCGTATCGAGCGGCTTCTTCGCTTGCTTTGGCATGCCTGCTTTTTTGCGCACCGTTACTTTCGCCGATCGGCGGTAAACCAGAAGCAACCGTTAACGTTGGTATTGTTCAAGGAAACTCGCCTACAAAAACTGAGATTCCGGATGGATGGCTCAGAGCACTACAAGTGACACGTAATCACGCTCAGATGGCAAGAACTCTCAATAAAGCAGATCTCGTCGTCTTCCCAGAGTCGACTTCCGATAGAGACATTAGAACCGACCCAGAAGTCCAAGAACTTGTCAACGAGATGTCGCACCAGTTGGGCGTACCAATCGTTTTAGGAACGCAACAGTATCTGGATAATGGCAGATACAATGATTATCTCGTTGTTGAGCCAGGCGGTTCCATTACCGCGCGGTATTCGAAACAGCATCCAGTACCATTTGGCGAGTATATTCCGTTACGATCATTCTTATCCGACCTCTCAAACGCTACCGCAGAGCTGATCTCACAGGTCCACATTGACATGTTGCCAGGGGAGAGCATGGCGCAGTTGACAGTTACCACGGCTGGTGGAGAGTTGCGCATGGCTACTCCAATTTGCTTTGAGGTCGCTTATGATGACATCGTTGCTGCTGGCGTGATGGGAAATTCTGCACCCGCAGATATAATCGTTGTTCCAACGAACAATGCATCATTTGGAGATTCTGGAGAGCCGTATCAGCAGTTTGAGATGACACGCTTTCGAGCGGTCGAGCATGGCAGAAGCGCCATCCAAGTGTCAACTACTGGTGTTAGTGGTTTAATAGATCCGAATGGAGTGGTCAGATATACAACGAACGTGGCTGAACAACATGCAGTTACGTTGCCGGTGATACTTCGGCATGAGCTAACTTTTGCAACGCGCACAGCAACATATCGTTACTACTGTGGCCATATTCTGGCAGTTCTCACGTTTGCATTAGCGGGTTTTTCACGCCGGCGCAATAATTGCTAG
- a CDS encoding RNA polymerase-binding protein RbpA translates to MVERSLRGMKIGANSLESDIGVALVERHDETYLCERGHRFTVTLAQDAEVPATWECKCGAEAKLVGDHGEDGEEKVVKPARTHWDMLLERRSEEELQVLLNERLELLRTGRLYSRRHS, encoded by the coding sequence ATGGTAGAACGTTCATTACGCGGAATGAAAATCGGCGCTAACTCACTCGAATCAGATATCGGCGTAGCTCTAGTCGAACGCCATGACGAAACGTATTTGTGTGAACGTGGACATCGCTTCACAGTAACCCTTGCACAAGATGCTGAAGTTCCAGCAACTTGGGAATGCAAATGCGGAGCTGAAGCGAAACTCGTTGGCGACCACGGTGAAGACGGTGAAGAAAAAGTTGTTAAACCAGCTCGCACTCACTGGGATATGCTCTTGGAACGACGCTCTGAAGAGGAACTACAAGTCTTGTTGAACGAACGGCTTGAGTTACTACGCACTGGTCGTCTTTATTCTCGTCGGCATTCGTAA
- a CDS encoding MerR family transcriptional regulator: protein MLFGDTLPDLDTETGYRGPAVCRAIGITYRQLDHWARTGVVEPSIQNALGSGSQRLYSFRDVLVLKIVKRLLDTGVSLQQIRVAITQLAEYGVDDLSSVTLMSDGASVYLCTSNDEVIDLINGGQGVFGIALGKVWREVEGSLSEIPTMRAHDEVVDELAARRKARLASAN, encoded by the coding sequence ATGCTGTTTGGGGACACATTACCAGATCTTGACACTGAAACAGGTTACCGAGGTCCGGCGGTATGCCGAGCTATCGGCATTACTTATCGACAGTTAGACCATTGGGCACGCACCGGGGTAGTTGAACCGTCAATCCAAAACGCACTTGGCTCTGGGTCACAGCGTTTATATTCGTTCCGTGACGTGCTTGTCCTCAAGATCGTAAAGCGGTTGCTAGATACCGGCGTTTCGTTGCAACAGATCCGCGTAGCAATAACACAGCTTGCTGAATATGGTGTTGATGATCTTTCATCAGTGACATTAATGTCCGATGGCGCATCTGTTTATTTGTGTACATCAAACGATGAAGTCATTGATCTGATCAATGGCGGCCAGGGAGTATTCGGTATTGCGCTAGGCAAGGTATGGCGCGAAGTCGAAGGTTCGCTGAGTGAAATTCCAACGATGCGCGCACACGATGAAGTTGTTGACGAACTTGCTGCTCGGCGCAAAGCACGGCTCGCTTCCGCAAACTAA